Proteins encoded within one genomic window of Kibdelosporangium phytohabitans:
- a CDS encoding ArsA family ATPase, with protein sequence MRILLFTGKGGVGKTTLAAATAVRLAASGRETLVVSTDPAHSLADAFGTRLTGEPSLVDTRLHASHVDSRGLVDSAWGELRQQLRTVLAGAGVDELDAEELTVVPGLDELLALTEVARLARTGQWDAVVVDCGPTAETLRLLALPDAIATYLQRAFPARSVRGMVAGVGRQGWVDSIGRLAEHLAELRDMLADPQVTGVRLVLTPERLVVAESKRTLAALALRDIRVDGMIANRLVPKAGLRRGPAATWLRTRRGEQDAVLAELKASTPIGLHVVEHRAAEPVGLEALGSLADELYGRADPLGSNASRPPSLLQIRPEGTGYVLRVAIPLSEESDVNLARVGDDLAITVDGMRRLVPLPAVLRRYEVADASVDGDGLLLQFAGAAL encoded by the coding sequence TTGCGGATCCTGCTGTTCACCGGAAAGGGCGGGGTGGGCAAGACCACCCTCGCGGCGGCCACCGCGGTGCGGCTGGCCGCGAGTGGGCGCGAGACTCTCGTCGTGTCCACCGATCCCGCGCACTCGCTCGCCGACGCGTTCGGCACGCGGCTGACCGGTGAACCCTCCCTAGTGGACACCCGGCTGCACGCGTCGCACGTGGACAGCCGCGGCCTCGTCGACTCCGCGTGGGGCGAGCTGCGCCAGCAGCTGCGTACCGTGCTGGCAGGCGCGGGCGTGGACGAGCTGGACGCCGAGGAACTGACCGTCGTGCCGGGGCTCGACGAGCTGCTGGCGCTGACCGAGGTGGCGCGGCTGGCCAGAACCGGCCAGTGGGACGCGGTCGTGGTGGACTGCGGGCCGACCGCGGAGACGTTGCGGCTGCTGGCGTTGCCCGACGCGATCGCGACCTACCTGCAGCGCGCGTTCCCGGCCCGGTCGGTGCGGGGAATGGTCGCCGGTGTGGGACGGCAGGGCTGGGTGGACTCGATCGGCAGGCTGGCCGAACACCTGGCGGAGCTGCGGGACATGCTGGCCGATCCCCAGGTCACCGGGGTGCGGCTGGTGCTGACGCCGGAGCGGCTGGTGGTGGCCGAGAGCAAGCGGACGCTGGCGGCGCTGGCGCTGCGGGACATCCGCGTCGACGGGATGATCGCCAACCGGCTGGTGCCCAAGGCGGGCCTGCGGCGTGGCCCGGCGGCGACGTGGCTGCGGACCAGGCGCGGCGAGCAGGACGCGGTGCTGGCCGAGCTGAAGGCGTCCACCCCGATCGGGCTGCACGTGGTCGAGCACCGCGCGGCCGAGCCGGTCGGGCTCGAAGCGCTGGGTTCACTGGCCGACGAGCTCTACGGCCGGGCGGACCCGTTGGGCTCCAACGCCTCCCGGCCGCCGTCGCTGCTGCAGATCCGCCCGGAGGGAACGGGCTACGTGCTGCGGGTCGCGATACCGTTGAGCGAAGAGTCCGATGTGAACCTGGCGAGAGTCGGTGACGACTTGGCGATCACAGTGGACGGTATGCGCAGACTGGTGCCGTTGCCCGCGGTGTTGCGGCGCTACGAGGTCGCGGATGCCTCTGTGGACGGTGACGGCCTGCTGCTGCAGTTCGCCGGGGCGGCGCTGTGA
- a CDS encoding SRPBCC family protein: MADESTQSITVEADADTIMGVIADFAAYPEWTGAVKETEVLAEDADGQATQVRFVIDAGMFKDTYTLEYEWSTDGLSVDWHLVKGQMQRSQRGRYLLEPRGGDATKVTYTLSVQLAVPMIGMFRRKAEKMIMDIALKDLKRRAEGL, from the coding sequence ATGGCCGACGAGTCCACCCAGTCCATCACCGTAGAGGCAGACGCGGACACGATCATGGGCGTGATCGCCGATTTCGCCGCGTACCCGGAGTGGACAGGGGCGGTGAAAGAGACCGAGGTCCTCGCCGAGGACGCCGACGGGCAGGCCACCCAGGTCCGGTTCGTCATCGACGCGGGGATGTTCAAGGACACCTACACCCTGGAGTACGAGTGGTCGACCGACGGCCTGTCGGTGGACTGGCACCTGGTCAAGGGCCAGATGCAGCGCTCGCAGCGCGGCCGGTACCTGCTCGAGCCGCGGGGTGGCGACGCGACGAAGGTGACGTACACGCTGTCGGTCCAGCTGGCCGTGCCGATGATCGGCATGTTCCGCCGCAAGGCCGAGAAGATGATCATGGACATCGCGCTGAAGGACCTCAAGCGCCGCGCCGAAGGGTTGTAA
- a CDS encoding metallophosphoesterase family protein translates to MRVHVVSDIHGNSEALARAGDGADALVVLGDLIDFVDYHDHGGGILGRVFGAEKVSEFARLRRNRQLKELAEYARSLWASLENAADVVQEALLEQYTRLFAAMTVPTYATPGNVDVPDLWPRFARDGLTALDGDVAEIGGLRFGFVGGALLAPGGRVRRTGAWFPYLRTEDDYNASVGKLTDVDVLCSHIPPAVPELTYDVVARRTELGSYALRDLIVEQRPRWSLFGHVHQPLSARTRFASTDCINVGHFQRTEVPHVLTW, encoded by the coding sequence GTGCGCGTCCACGTGGTCTCCGATATCCATGGCAACTCGGAGGCTCTGGCGAGGGCAGGTGACGGGGCCGACGCGCTCGTCGTGCTCGGCGACCTGATCGACTTCGTCGACTACCACGACCACGGCGGCGGCATCCTCGGCCGCGTGTTCGGCGCGGAGAAGGTGTCGGAGTTCGCGCGGCTGCGGCGCAACCGCCAGCTCAAGGAACTCGCGGAGTACGCCCGTTCGCTGTGGGCGAGCCTGGAGAACGCCGCCGATGTGGTGCAGGAAGCCCTTTTGGAGCAGTACACGAGGTTGTTCGCGGCGATGACCGTGCCCACGTACGCCACGCCGGGCAATGTCGACGTGCCGGACCTGTGGCCGCGGTTCGCCCGCGACGGCCTGACCGCGCTGGACGGGGACGTGGCGGAGATCGGCGGGTTGCGGTTCGGGTTCGTCGGCGGCGCGTTGCTCGCACCAGGCGGCCGTGTCCGGCGGACCGGGGCGTGGTTTCCGTACCTGCGCACCGAGGACGACTACAACGCTTCTGTCGGCAAGCTCACGGATGTGGACGTGCTGTGCTCGCACATCCCGCCCGCTGTGCCGGAACTCACCTACGACGTCGTGGCGCGGCGCACCGAGCTCGGCTCGTACGCGCTGCGCGATCTGATCGTGGAACAACGGCCACGCTGGTCGCTGTTCGGTCACGTGCACCAGCCGCTGTCCGCGCGGACGCGGTTCGCGTCGACCGACTGCATCAACGTCGGTCACTTCCAGCGCACCGAGGTGCCGCACGTGCTCACTTGGTGA
- a CDS encoding AMP-dependent synthetase/ligase yields the protein MREYSAPATISVTGEENLTDMVWANADRFGDTVSFRRLVGGSWVDVTAREFAAHVLAVAKGLIATGLRPGDRVALLSKTRYEWSLLDFAIWTAGGVTVPIYETSSAEQVEWILSDSGARAVVVETAEHRATVDGLVDRLPELGRVWQLDAGPDIAPAVDELTALGADVDEEAVHELHRGVRADSVATLVYTSGTTGRPKGVELTHRNLLAEVRADIKAFPQLLKSGNSMLVFLPLAHIFARAIAICCVYARTTLGHLPDVKTLVKDLGTFRPTFVVAVPRVFEKVYNTAKQRAHAEGKGKIFDMAEALAIEYSKSGGKPGIALRAKHLVADRLVYGKLRLALGGRCEAAISGGAPLGERLGHFFRGIGVPVFEGYGLTETAAAIAVNTGADFKVGTVGRPVAGASVRIADDGEVLLSGDMVFTGYWHNADASAESLKDGWFHTGDLGTLDDDGFLAITGRKKEIIVTAGGKNVAPAVLEDRLRIHPLVSQCLVVGDRKPFIGALITVDDEYFQSWKARNGKQGTVADLADDDDLRAEVQSAVDEANKAVSRAESIRSFVVLPRDFSEERGEITPSLKLRREIIATEYADRIEAIYSKK from the coding sequence GTGCGGGAATACAGTGCGCCGGCCACGATCTCGGTGACCGGGGAAGAGAACCTCACCGACATGGTCTGGGCCAACGCGGATCGCTTCGGCGACACAGTCAGCTTCCGCCGCCTGGTCGGCGGGTCGTGGGTGGACGTGACAGCGCGCGAGTTCGCGGCGCACGTGCTGGCGGTCGCGAAAGGACTGATCGCGACCGGGCTGCGGCCGGGCGACCGGGTGGCCCTGTTGTCCAAGACCCGGTACGAGTGGTCGCTGCTGGATTTCGCGATCTGGACAGCGGGCGGGGTGACCGTCCCGATCTATGAGACGTCCTCGGCCGAACAGGTCGAGTGGATCCTGTCCGACTCGGGCGCGCGGGCGGTGGTCGTGGAAACCGCCGAGCACCGGGCGACTGTCGACGGGCTGGTCGACCGGCTGCCGGAGCTGGGCCGCGTCTGGCAGCTCGACGCGGGCCCGGACATCGCGCCCGCGGTGGACGAGCTGACCGCGCTCGGCGCCGACGTCGACGAGGAAGCCGTGCACGAGCTGCACCGCGGTGTGCGCGCCGACTCCGTGGCCACCCTGGTCTACACCTCCGGCACCACCGGCAGGCCCAAGGGCGTCGAGCTGACCCACCGCAACCTGCTCGCCGAGGTCCGCGCGGACATCAAGGCGTTCCCGCAGTTGCTGAAGTCCGGCAACTCGATGCTGGTGTTCCTGCCGCTCGCGCACATCTTCGCCAGGGCGATCGCCATCTGCTGCGTGTACGCCCGCACCACGCTCGGCCACCTGCCGGACGTCAAGACCCTGGTCAAGGACCTCGGCACGTTCCGGCCGACGTTCGTGGTCGCGGTGCCGCGCGTGTTCGAGAAGGTCTACAACACCGCCAAGCAGCGCGCGCACGCCGAGGGCAAGGGCAAGATCTTCGACATGGCCGAGGCGCTGGCCATCGAGTACAGCAAGTCCGGCGGCAAACCCGGGATCGCGCTGCGTGCCAAGCACTTGGTGGCCGACCGGCTCGTCTACGGCAAGCTGCGCCTGGCCCTGGGTGGCCGCTGCGAGGCGGCGATCTCCGGCGGCGCGCCGCTGGGGGAGCGGCTCGGGCACTTCTTCCGGGGCATCGGCGTCCCGGTGTTCGAGGGGTACGGGCTGACCGAGACGGCCGCCGCGATCGCGGTGAACACCGGCGCGGACTTCAAGGTCGGCACGGTCGGCCGCCCGGTCGCGGGCGCGTCCGTGCGCATCGCCGACGACGGTGAGGTGCTGCTGTCCGGCGACATGGTGTTCACCGGCTACTGGCACAACGCGGACGCGAGCGCCGAGTCGCTCAAGGACGGCTGGTTCCACACGGGCGACCTCGGCACCCTCGACGACGACGGGTTCCTGGCGATCACCGGCCGCAAGAAGGAGATCATCGTGACCGCGGGCGGCAAGAACGTCGCGCCCGCCGTGCTCGAGGACCGGCTGCGGATCCACCCGCTGGTCAGCCAGTGCCTGGTGGTGGGCGACCGCAAACCGTTCATCGGCGCGCTGATCACCGTCGACGACGAGTACTTCCAGTCGTGGAAGGCCCGCAACGGCAAGCAGGGCACGGTGGCCGACCTGGCCGATGACGACGACCTGCGGGCGGAGGTCCAGTCGGCGGTGGACGAGGCGAACAAGGCGGTGTCGCGTGCCGAGTCGATCCGCAGCTTCGTCGTGCTGCCGCGTGACTTCAGCGAGGAACGAGGCGAGATCACGCCGAGCCTGAAGCTGCGCCGCGAGATCATCGCCACCGAGTACGCCGACCGCATCGAGGCGATCTACTCGAAGAAGTGA
- a CDS encoding lysophospholipid acyltransferase family protein, translating to MLYFVMKHILLGPVLKLFFRPTAEGLENIPKSGGAILASNHLAVSDSFFMPLVIPKRRVTFPAKLEYFTEKGLKGAFKKWFFTGMGQIPIDRTGGSAAQAALDTGIRLLREGHLLGIYPEGTRSPDGRLYKGKTGLARIALEAGVPIIPVAMVGTDIANPIGSKMWKPTKIRVKFGEPLDFSRYEGLSGDRFVERSITDEVMYALMELSGQEYVDMYAAKVKEMETGTAKPAGGVPEQRGEQRDRIPETKAG from the coding sequence GTGCTGTACTTCGTGATGAAACACATCCTGCTCGGGCCGGTCCTGAAGCTGTTCTTCCGGCCGACGGCCGAGGGACTCGAGAACATCCCGAAGAGCGGTGGCGCGATCCTGGCCAGCAACCACCTCGCGGTGTCCGACTCGTTCTTCATGCCGCTGGTGATCCCCAAGCGCCGGGTGACCTTCCCGGCGAAGCTGGAGTACTTCACCGAGAAGGGCCTCAAGGGCGCCTTCAAGAAGTGGTTCTTCACCGGCATGGGCCAGATCCCGATCGACCGCACCGGCGGCTCGGCGGCGCAGGCGGCGCTGGACACCGGCATCCGGCTGCTGCGCGAAGGCCACCTGCTCGGCATCTACCCCGAGGGCACCCGCTCGCCGGACGGCAGGCTCTACAAGGGCAAGACCGGCCTCGCGCGGATCGCGCTCGAGGCGGGCGTGCCGATCATCCCGGTGGCCATGGTCGGCACGGACATCGCCAACCCGATCGGCTCCAAGATGTGGAAGCCGACCAAGATCCGCGTGAAGTTCGGCGAGCCGCTCGACTTCTCCCGCTACGAGGGCCTCAGCGGCGACCGGTTCGTCGAGCGCTCGATCACCGACGAGGTGATGTACGCGCTGATGGAGCTCTCCGGCCAGGAGTACGTGGACATGTACGCCGCCAAGGTCAAGGAGATGGAGACCGGGACGGCCAAGCCGGCCGGTGGCGTGCCCGAGCAGCGCGGTGAGCAGCGGGACCGCATCCCCGAGACCAAGGCCGGATGA
- a CDS encoding polyadenylate-specific 3'-exoribonuclease AS encodes MPRYFYDTEFIEDGVTIDLVSIGVVAEDGREFYAVSTEFDPAKAGQWVRENVLDKLPAPADKAWRDRATIREDLMAFLSPRGESVELWAWFAAYDHVALAQLWGAMPALPRQLPRFTRDLRQRWEDVGKPQLPNPPTDAHDALADARHNLARWNVIEVERLRKGFPVR; translated from the coding sequence GTGCCAAGGTATTTCTATGACACGGAATTCATCGAGGATGGGGTGACCATCGACTTGGTGTCGATCGGTGTCGTTGCCGAGGACGGCAGGGAGTTCTACGCCGTGTCGACCGAGTTCGACCCGGCCAAGGCCGGTCAGTGGGTCCGCGAGAACGTGCTGGACAAGCTCCCGGCCCCGGCCGACAAGGCGTGGCGCGACCGCGCGACGATCCGCGAGGACCTGATGGCGTTCCTCAGCCCGCGCGGGGAGAGCGTGGAGCTGTGGGCGTGGTTCGCCGCGTACGACCACGTGGCGCTCGCGCAGCTGTGGGGCGCGATGCCCGCGTTGCCGCGCCAGTTGCCGCGCTTCACGCGTGACCTGCGTCAGCGCTGGGAGGACGTGGGCAAGCCGCAGTTGCCCAACCCGCCGACGGACGCGCACGACGCGCTCGCCGACGCCCGGCACAACCTCGCGCGGTGGAACGTGATCGAGGTCGAGCGGCTGCGCAAGGGTTTCCCCGTCCGGTAG
- a CDS encoding 6-phosphofructokinase — MRIGVLTGGGDCPGLNAVIRAVTRKGIEAHGWEIVGFRNGWQGPLEGKSKPIGLDQVEDILTRGGTILGSSRTNPYKVDGGVEKIRAVLADQGIDALIAIGGEDTLGVAKKLTDDGIGVVGVPKTIDNDLGATDYTFGFDTAVHIATESIDRLRTTAESHHRALVCEVMGRHAGWIALHSGLAGGANVILVPERPFSVEKVVEWVERRFEREYAPIIVVAEGAVPEGGDEVLTSGEKDAFGHVRLGGVGTWLAEEIAQRTGKESRAVVLGHTQRGGTPTAYDRVLATRFGLHAVDAVAAGDFGVMVALRGTDIVRVKLSEATAELKTVPLERYQEAEVFFG; from the coding sequence ATGCGTATAGGCGTACTCACCGGTGGTGGCGACTGTCCCGGGCTGAACGCGGTGATCAGGGCCGTGACCCGCAAGGGCATCGAGGCACACGGCTGGGAGATCGTCGGGTTCCGCAACGGCTGGCAGGGTCCACTCGAAGGCAAGTCGAAGCCCATCGGGCTCGACCAGGTGGAAGACATCCTCACCCGCGGCGGCACGATCCTCGGCTCGTCGCGCACCAACCCGTACAAGGTCGACGGCGGCGTCGAGAAGATCAGGGCGGTCCTGGCGGACCAGGGCATCGACGCGCTGATCGCGATCGGCGGCGAGGACACGCTCGGCGTGGCCAAGAAGCTGACCGATGACGGCATCGGCGTGGTCGGCGTGCCGAAGACGATCGACAACGACCTGGGCGCCACGGACTACACCTTCGGCTTCGACACCGCGGTGCACATCGCGACCGAGTCGATCGACCGGCTGCGCACGACCGCCGAGTCGCACCACCGCGCGCTCGTCTGCGAGGTCATGGGCAGGCACGCGGGCTGGATCGCGCTGCACTCGGGTCTCGCGGGCGGCGCGAACGTGATCCTGGTGCCGGAGCGGCCCTTCAGCGTCGAGAAGGTCGTCGAGTGGGTCGAGCGCCGGTTCGAGCGCGAGTACGCGCCGATCATCGTCGTGGCCGAAGGCGCGGTCCCCGAGGGCGGCGACGAGGTGCTGACCAGCGGCGAGAAGGACGCGTTCGGGCACGTGCGGCTCGGTGGCGTCGGTACGTGGCTGGCCGAGGAGATCGCGCAGCGCACCGGCAAGGAGTCCCGTGCCGTGGTGCTCGGCCACACGCAGCGCGGCGGCACGCCGACCGCGTACGACCGCGTGCTGGCGACCCGGTTCGGTCTGCACGCCGTGGACGCGGTGGCAGCCGGTGACTTCGGTGTGATGGTCGCGTTGCGCGGCACCGACATCGTCCGCGTGAAGCTGTCCGAGGCGACCGCCGAACTCAAGACCGTCCCCCTGGAGCGCTACCAGGAAGCCGAAGTCTTCTTCGGCTGA
- the map gene encoding type I methionyl aminopeptidase, translated as MVELKTPAELELMREAGKVVAAALRATKQAAAPGVSLRELDTVAAEVIAANGAKSSFLHYHPHFAPTPFPGVICASVNDLVVHGIPDDYELKEGDLVSIDCGAHVNGFHGDSAITFFIGEPAEQDARLSEHTREALYAGIAAAKVGNRLGDVSNAIGKIGRAHGYGLLAGYGGHGVGRKMHEDPHVPNEGKAGRGLKLRAGLVIAIEPMFIAGGRDTFTTDADGWGLRSSDRTRAAHWEHTIAVTPDGPVILTDP; from the coding sequence ATGGTCGAACTCAAGACACCCGCGGAACTAGAGCTGATGCGCGAAGCGGGCAAAGTGGTGGCCGCCGCGTTGCGGGCCACCAAGCAAGCGGCGGCTCCCGGCGTGTCACTGCGCGAGTTGGACACGGTCGCGGCGGAAGTGATCGCCGCCAACGGCGCGAAGTCGTCGTTCCTGCACTACCACCCGCACTTCGCGCCGACGCCGTTCCCCGGCGTGATCTGCGCTTCGGTCAACGACCTGGTGGTGCACGGCATCCCGGACGACTACGAGCTCAAAGAGGGCGACCTGGTCAGCATCGACTGCGGCGCGCACGTCAACGGGTTCCACGGGGACTCGGCGATCACGTTCTTCATCGGCGAGCCGGCCGAGCAGGACGCCCGCCTGAGCGAGCACACGCGGGAAGCGTTGTACGCGGGCATCGCCGCGGCGAAGGTGGGCAACCGGCTCGGCGACGTGTCCAACGCGATCGGCAAGATCGGCCGCGCGCACGGCTACGGACTGCTGGCGGGCTACGGCGGTCACGGTGTCGGCCGCAAGATGCACGAGGACCCGCACGTGCCCAACGAAGGCAAAGCCGGTCGTGGCCTGAAACTGCGGGCAGGCCTCGTGATCGCCATCGAGCCGATGTTCATCGCGGGCGGCAGGGACACGTTCACCACCGACGCGGACGGCTGGGGCCTGCGCAGCTCCGATCGCACCCGCGCGGCGCACTGGGAACACACCATCGCGGTCACCCCGGACGGCCCGGTCATCCTCACCGACCCGTAA
- a CDS encoding pyridoxamine 5'-phosphate oxidase family protein — translation MLIDSRVSEVLSKVRVVELATIGKDSSPQVRPMSAIWVPGKGHIVLTTPLAFPQKVFNIRRDGRVSLFYSDLTGSGLDGKTAVLVQGTADAPQIAAGSAELEDFWSATFSRNPEYATQFASPGYRATMDWYYWRLPIYVTPERVHVFDATPVGGVLEPPPPSAVPMAEQIRDAIERYPTAVLTAFDDQGHPYSVRAEVSADLRVRPLQPFDGKPGRASLLWHRHSLGAGGDTSSMLTLQVIGSFDGERFTAERVPGALPDERGAGGGEYDWVARAKQQSAAYLAKRGLAEPVVDWDALAGYTTP, via the coding sequence ATGCTGATCGATTCACGAGTGTCCGAGGTGCTGTCGAAGGTGCGGGTGGTCGAGCTCGCCACCATCGGCAAGGACAGCTCGCCGCAGGTACGGCCGATGTCCGCGATCTGGGTTCCCGGCAAGGGGCACATCGTGCTGACCACGCCGCTCGCGTTCCCGCAGAAGGTGTTCAACATCCGGCGCGACGGCCGGGTGTCGCTGTTCTACTCCGACCTGACCGGCAGCGGCCTCGACGGCAAGACCGCCGTGCTGGTGCAGGGCACGGCCGATGCGCCGCAGATCGCTGCCGGCAGCGCGGAGCTCGAGGACTTCTGGAGCGCCACGTTCTCCCGCAATCCCGAGTACGCCACCCAGTTCGCCTCCCCCGGCTACCGCGCCACCATGGATTGGTACTACTGGCGGCTGCCGATCTACGTCACGCCCGAGCGAGTGCACGTGTTCGACGCGACACCGGTCGGCGGCGTCCTGGAGCCGCCGCCTCCGTCGGCGGTGCCGATGGCCGAGCAGATCAGGGACGCGATCGAGCGCTACCCGACCGCCGTGCTCACGGCGTTCGACGACCAGGGCCACCCGTACTCGGTCCGGGCCGAGGTAAGTGCGGACTTGCGGGTTCGCCCGCTGCAGCCGTTCGACGGCAAGCCGGGACGCGCGAGCCTGCTCTGGCACCGGCACAGCCTGGGCGCGGGTGGTGACACGAGCAGCATGCTTACACTTCAGGTGATCGGTTCGTTCGACGGCGAGCGTTTCACGGCGGAGCGGGTCCCCGGCGCGCTGCCGGACGAACGAGGGGCAGGCGGCGGCGAGTACGACTGGGTCGCCCGCGCCAAGCAGCAGTCGGCGGCGTACCTCGCCAAGCGGGGCCTGGCGGAGCCGGTGGTCGACTGGGATGCTCTGGCGGGCTACACGACCCCCTGA
- a CDS encoding helix-turn-helix domain-containing protein, which translates to MVRPPLTPEDRERGVRLGETLRAARAGRTTVEIAAAAGISVETLRKIEHGRIPTPAFFTVVAIAKAVDLPLDKLVG; encoded by the coding sequence ATGGTTCGACCACCGCTGACTCCCGAGGACCGCGAACGCGGGGTCCGGCTCGGTGAAACGCTGCGCGCCGCGCGGGCGGGCCGGACCACGGTCGAGATCGCCGCGGCGGCAGGCATCTCGGTGGAGACCCTGCGCAAGATCGAACACGGCCGGATCCCCACGCCCGCGTTCTTCACGGTCGTCGCGATCGCCAAGGCCGTGGACCTCCCGCTGGACAAGCTCGTCGGATGA
- a CDS encoding aminoglycoside phosphotransferase family protein, translating to MNLDPARARMARRFGPEAHAWMDALPARITELAERWGLKVGEPYPTGNSSVAVRCDDVVLKLSPQVDFLAEQVRVLRMYEPSGRVPKVFQHEDGAMVMEIIEPGTFVTEAPPPAEFAALMADLHAVGDPAIAERDIRTALEEFFVRVENRGVDIGSARQLRDELVATQDDVVLLHGDLHFNNILAGPRGLMVIDPKACAGDRAFDTIDYAMAAPDRVRELADAASLDVDRIVAWRQVLHWVDSPP from the coding sequence ATGAATCTCGATCCAGCGCGCGCCCGGATGGCACGGCGGTTCGGCCCCGAGGCACACGCGTGGATGGACGCGTTGCCCGCCCGGATCACGGAGCTGGCCGAGCGCTGGGGCCTGAAGGTGGGCGAGCCGTACCCGACGGGCAACTCGTCGGTGGCTGTCCGGTGCGATGACGTCGTCCTGAAACTGTCACCGCAGGTGGACTTCCTCGCCGAACAGGTGCGGGTCCTGCGGATGTACGAGCCGAGCGGCCGCGTGCCCAAGGTGTTCCAGCACGAGGACGGCGCGATGGTGATGGAGATCATCGAGCCGGGCACGTTCGTGACCGAGGCGCCGCCGCCGGCGGAATTCGCCGCGTTGATGGCGGATCTGCACGCGGTCGGTGATCCCGCGATCGCCGAACGGGACATCCGCACGGCACTGGAGGAGTTCTTCGTCCGCGTGGAGAACCGCGGCGTGGACATCGGATCCGCGCGGCAACTGCGGGACGAGCTCGTCGCGACCCAGGACGATGTCGTTCTGCTGCACGGGGATCTGCACTTCAACAACATCCTCGCCGGCCCGCGTGGGCTGATGGTGATCGACCCGAAGGCGTGTGCGGGGGACCGCGCGTTCGACACGATCGACTACGCGATGGCCGCGCCGGATCGCGTGCGGGAACTGGCGGACGCCGCCAGTCTGGACGTCGACCGGATCGTCGCGTGGCGCCAGGTGTTGCACTGGGTAGATTCGCCCCCATGA
- a CDS encoding pentapeptide repeat-containing protein, whose protein sequence is MTAIEDEKFTDEDWYGEEFDGRAYRNCSFHEVDMTEVVNTGSTFEECTFGNVKFNASKHSSAAFVNCVFKRCNLFDTEFDGCKLVGSTFAECVMRPMRVRGGDWSFVVLSGADLRDCVFRDVRMRETDLTAAGCEKAEFLNVDMASAQLDRIRLAGADLRGSDLSSLNPFDAELKGAIIGAEQAMTIARSLGFSIR, encoded by the coding sequence ATGACGGCGATCGAGGACGAGAAGTTCACCGACGAGGACTGGTACGGCGAGGAGTTCGACGGCCGCGCGTACAGGAACTGTTCCTTCCACGAAGTGGACATGACCGAGGTCGTCAACACCGGCAGCACCTTCGAGGAATGCACGTTCGGCAACGTCAAGTTCAACGCGTCGAAGCACTCCAGCGCCGCGTTCGTGAACTGCGTTTTCAAGCGCTGCAACCTTTTCGACACCGAGTTCGACGGGTGCAAACTGGTCGGCAGCACGTTCGCCGAATGCGTCATGCGGCCGATGCGGGTCCGCGGCGGCGACTGGTCGTTCGTAGTGCTGTCCGGTGCGGATCTGCGCGACTGCGTGTTCCGCGACGTGCGGATGCGGGAAACGGACCTGACCGCGGCCGGCTGCGAGAAAGCCGAATTCCTCAACGTGGACATGGCTTCCGCGCAGCTGGACCGGATCCGGCTGGCCGGCGCCGATCTGCGCGGCAGCGACCTGTCGTCGCTCAACCCGTTCGACGCCGAGCTGAAAGGCGCGATCATCGGTGCCGAACAGGCGATGACGATCGCGCGGTCACTGGGTTTCAGCATCCGCTAG
- a CDS encoding group II truncated hemoglobin: MIVEYAHYLVPAERTEDFEKACRAAASALSASPHCRTYDLSRNENQYTLRIVWSTPQDVPQLADFQATEKRLEKPLDLAPTLYEWAGGAEAFEKLFTAFYANVAQDPVLAPVFAHMDPNHPKHVAAWLGEIFGGPEIYSERHGGHQHMVSRHLGRALTETHRRRWVNLLIDTADEVGLPSEAEFRSAFVGYLEWGTRMAVMFSSPGVDPTVPEPMPTWGWGEVRPWF, from the coding sequence GTGATTGTCGAGTACGCGCATTACCTCGTCCCTGCCGAGCGGACCGAGGACTTCGAGAAAGCATGCCGGGCCGCCGCCAGTGCGCTGTCCGCGTCGCCGCATTGCCGCACATATGACTTGTCGCGCAACGAGAACCAGTACACATTACGGATCGTCTGGTCGACGCCGCAGGACGTCCCGCAGCTGGCGGATTTCCAGGCGACGGAGAAACGACTGGAGAAACCCCTCGACCTCGCGCCGACGCTGTACGAATGGGCAGGCGGCGCCGAGGCGTTCGAGAAGCTGTTCACCGCGTTCTACGCGAATGTGGCGCAAGACCCTGTGCTGGCACCGGTTTTCGCGCACATGGACCCGAATCACCCGAAGCACGTCGCAGCCTGGCTCGGGGAGATCTTCGGCGGCCCGGAGATCTATTCCGAACGGCACGGCGGGCACCAGCACATGGTTTCCCGGCACCTCGGCCGTGCGCTCACCGAAACCCACCGCAGGCGCTGGGTGAACCTGTTGATCGACACCGCCGACGAGGTCGGTCTGCCGTCCGAGGCGGAATTCCGGTCCGCGTTCGTCGGATACCTGGAATGGGGTACGCGGATGGCCGTGATGTTCTCCAGCCCCGGTGTGGATCCCACTGTCCCCGAACCCATGCCCACCTGGGGCTGGGGTGAGGTGCGGCCCTGGTTCTAG